A part of Camelus ferus isolate YT-003-E chromosome 6, BCGSAC_Cfer_1.0, whole genome shotgun sequence genomic DNA contains:
- the DCAF11 gene encoding DDB1- and CUL4-associated factor 11 isoform X1 produces MGSRNSSSAETGSGDPPEGLPRRGAGLRRSEEEEEEDEDVDLAQVLAYLLRRGQVRLVQGGGAANLQLIQALSDSEEEHDSAWDGRLGDRYNPPVDATPDTRELECNEIKTQVELATGWLGLRRMAREHSFPQMLHQRERGLCHRGSFSLGERSRVMSHFLPNDLAFTDTYSQKAFCGIYSKDGQIFMSACQDQTIRLYDCRYGRFRKFKSIKARDVGWSVLDVAFTPDGNHFLYSSWSDYIHICNIYGEGDTHTALDLRPDERRFAVFSIAVSSDGREVLGGANDGCLYVFDREQNRRTLQIESHEDDVNAVAFADISSQILFSGGDDAICKVWDRRTMREDDPKPVGALAGHQDGITFIDSKGDARYLISNSKDQTIKLWDIRRFSSREGMEASRQAATQQNWDYRWQQVPKKAWRKLKLPGDSSLMTYRGHGVLHTLIRCRFSPAHSTGQQFIYSGCSTGKVVVYNLLSGHIVKKLTNHKACVRDVSWHPFEEKIVSSSWDGHLRLWQYRQAEYFQDDMPESEEHPSTPASTPHPSAAFSSPQ; encoded by the exons ATGGGATCACGGAACAGCAGCAGCGCAGAAACTGGGTCCGGAGACCCCCCTGAGGGCTTGCCCCGAAGAGGGGCTGGCCTGCGTAggagtgaggaagaggaagaggaggatgaagatGTGGATCTGGCCCAGGTACTGGCCTATCTCCTACGCAG AGGCCAAGTGAGGTTGGTGCAGGGAGGAGGTGCAGCAAATTTACAACTCATCCAGGCCCTCTCGGACTCGGAGGAAGAGCATGACAGTGCCTGGGACGGTCGTCTTGGAGACCGATACAACCCACCTG TGGATGCAACCCCCGACACCCGGGAGCTGGAATGCAATGAGATCAAGACACAAGTGGAATTGGCCACAGGGTGGCTAGGACTTAGGCGGATGGCCCGGGAGCACAGCTTTCCTCAAATGCTGCACCAG AGAGAACGGGGCCTCTGCCACCGGGGAAGCTTCTCCCTTGGAGAACGGTCTCGAGTGATGTCTCA ctTCTTGCCCAACGATCTGGCCTTCACTGATACCTACTCTCAGAAGGCTTTCTGTGGCATCTACAGCAAAGATGGTCAAATCTTCATGTCTGCTTGCCAAG ACCAGACAATCCGACTGTATGACTGCCGGTATGGCCGCTTTCGTAAATTCAAGAGCATCAAGGCCCGGGATGTAGGCTGGAGCGTCTTGGATGTGGCCTTCACCCCTGATGGGAACCATTTCCTTTACTCCAGCTGGTCTGATTATA TTCATATCTGCAACATCTACGGGGAGGGAGACACACACACTGCCCTGGATCTAAG GCCAGATGAGAGACGCTTTGCTGTCTTCTCCATCGCTGTCTCTTCAGATGGACGAGAAGTCCTCGGAGG GGCCAATGATGGCTGCCTGTATGTCTTTGATCGAGAACAGAACCGGCGTACCCTTCAG ATTGAGTCCCATGAGGATGATGTGAACGCAGTGGCCTTTGCTGACATAAGCTCCCAAATCCTGTTCTCTGGTGGTGACGACGCCATCTGCAAAGTGTGGGATCGACGCACTATGCGGGAAGATGACCCCAAGCCCGTGGGCGCACTGGCTGGACACCAGGACGGCATCACCTTCATTGACAGCAAG GGTGATGCCCGGTATCTCATCTCCAACTCCAAGGACCAGACCATCAAGCTCTGGGATATACGGCGCTTTTCTAGCCGGGAAGGCATGGAAGCCTCGCGCCAGGCTGCCACACAGCAAAACTGGGACTACCGCTGGCAGCAGGTGCCCAAAAAAG CTTGGCGGAAGCTGAAGCTCCCAGGGGACAGTTCCTTGATGACCTACCGGGGCCACGGGGTGCTGCACACCCTCATCCGCTGCCGATTCTCCCCCGCCCATAGCACCGGCCAGCAGTTCATCTACAGTGGCTGCTCCACCGGCAAAGTGGTCG TGTACAACCTCCTGAGTGGCCACATCGTGAAGAAGCTGACCAACCACAAGGCCTGTGTGCGTGACGTCAGCTGGCACCCCTTCGAGGAGAAGATTGTTAGCAGTTCG TGGGATGGCCACCTGCGTCTGTGGCAGTACCGCCAGGCTGAGTACTTCCAGGATGACATGCCAGAGTCTGAGGAACACCCTAGCACCCCTGCGTCAACGCCCCACCCCTCTGCAGCCTTTTCCTCGCCCCAGTAG
- the DCAF11 gene encoding DDB1- and CUL4-associated factor 11 isoform X2 produces MKMWIWPRGQVRLVQGGGAANLQLIQALSDSEEEHDSAWDGRLGDRYNPPVDATPDTRELECNEIKTQVELATGWLGLRRMAREHSFPQMLHQRERGLCHRGSFSLGERSRVMSHFLPNDLAFTDTYSQKAFCGIYSKDGQIFMSACQDQTIRLYDCRYGRFRKFKSIKARDVGWSVLDVAFTPDGNHFLYSSWSDYIHICNIYGEGDTHTALDLRPDERRFAVFSIAVSSDGREVLGGANDGCLYVFDREQNRRTLQIESHEDDVNAVAFADISSQILFSGGDDAICKVWDRRTMREDDPKPVGALAGHQDGITFIDSKGDARYLISNSKDQTIKLWDIRRFSSREGMEASRQAATQQNWDYRWQQVPKKAWRKLKLPGDSSLMTYRGHGVLHTLIRCRFSPAHSTGQQFIYSGCSTGKVVVYNLLSGHIVKKLTNHKACVRDVSWHPFEEKIVSSSWDGHLRLWQYRQAEYFQDDMPESEEHPSTPASTPHPSAAFSSPQ; encoded by the exons atgaagatGTGGATCTGGCCCAG AGGCCAAGTGAGGTTGGTGCAGGGAGGAGGTGCAGCAAATTTACAACTCATCCAGGCCCTCTCGGACTCGGAGGAAGAGCATGACAGTGCCTGGGACGGTCGTCTTGGAGACCGATACAACCCACCTG TGGATGCAACCCCCGACACCCGGGAGCTGGAATGCAATGAGATCAAGACACAAGTGGAATTGGCCACAGGGTGGCTAGGACTTAGGCGGATGGCCCGGGAGCACAGCTTTCCTCAAATGCTGCACCAG AGAGAACGGGGCCTCTGCCACCGGGGAAGCTTCTCCCTTGGAGAACGGTCTCGAGTGATGTCTCA ctTCTTGCCCAACGATCTGGCCTTCACTGATACCTACTCTCAGAAGGCTTTCTGTGGCATCTACAGCAAAGATGGTCAAATCTTCATGTCTGCTTGCCAAG ACCAGACAATCCGACTGTATGACTGCCGGTATGGCCGCTTTCGTAAATTCAAGAGCATCAAGGCCCGGGATGTAGGCTGGAGCGTCTTGGATGTGGCCTTCACCCCTGATGGGAACCATTTCCTTTACTCCAGCTGGTCTGATTATA TTCATATCTGCAACATCTACGGGGAGGGAGACACACACACTGCCCTGGATCTAAG GCCAGATGAGAGACGCTTTGCTGTCTTCTCCATCGCTGTCTCTTCAGATGGACGAGAAGTCCTCGGAGG GGCCAATGATGGCTGCCTGTATGTCTTTGATCGAGAACAGAACCGGCGTACCCTTCAG ATTGAGTCCCATGAGGATGATGTGAACGCAGTGGCCTTTGCTGACATAAGCTCCCAAATCCTGTTCTCTGGTGGTGACGACGCCATCTGCAAAGTGTGGGATCGACGCACTATGCGGGAAGATGACCCCAAGCCCGTGGGCGCACTGGCTGGACACCAGGACGGCATCACCTTCATTGACAGCAAG GGTGATGCCCGGTATCTCATCTCCAACTCCAAGGACCAGACCATCAAGCTCTGGGATATACGGCGCTTTTCTAGCCGGGAAGGCATGGAAGCCTCGCGCCAGGCTGCCACACAGCAAAACTGGGACTACCGCTGGCAGCAGGTGCCCAAAAAAG CTTGGCGGAAGCTGAAGCTCCCAGGGGACAGTTCCTTGATGACCTACCGGGGCCACGGGGTGCTGCACACCCTCATCCGCTGCCGATTCTCCCCCGCCCATAGCACCGGCCAGCAGTTCATCTACAGTGGCTGCTCCACCGGCAAAGTGGTCG TGTACAACCTCCTGAGTGGCCACATCGTGAAGAAGCTGACCAACCACAAGGCCTGTGTGCGTGACGTCAGCTGGCACCCCTTCGAGGAGAAGATTGTTAGCAGTTCG TGGGATGGCCACCTGCGTCTGTGGCAGTACCGCCAGGCTGAGTACTTCCAGGATGACATGCCAGAGTCTGAGGAACACCCTAGCACCCCTGCGTCAACGCCCCACCCCTCTGCAGCCTTTTCCTCGCCCCAGTAG
- the FITM1 gene encoding fat storage-inducing transmembrane protein 1, whose amino-acid sequence MERGPVVGAGPRAGAQIRSLLGCLVKVLLWVASALLYFGSEQAARLLGSPCLRRLYHAWLAAVVIFGPLLQFHVNPRTIFASHGNFFNIKFVNSAWGWTCTFLGGFVLLVVFLATRRVAVTARHLSRLVVGAAVWRGAGRAFLLIEDLTGSCFEPLPQGLLLHELPDRRSCLAAGHQWRGYTVSSHTFLLTFCCLLMAEEAAVFAKYLAHGLPAGAPLRLVFLLNVLLLGLWNFLLLCTVIYFHQYTHKVVGAAVGTFAWYLTYGSWYHQPWSPGSPGHGLFPRPHSSHKHN is encoded by the exons atgGAGAGGGGGccggtggtgggggcagggcccagggccgGGGCCCAGATCCGGTCACTGCTGGGCTGCTTGGTTAAGGTGCTGCTCTGGGTGGCCTCTGCCTTGCTGTACTTTGGAAGTGAACAGGCCGCCCGCCTCCTGGGCAGCCCCTGCTTACGGCGCCTCTACCACGCCTGGTTGGCAGCAGTGGTCATCTTCGGGCCCCTTCTGCAGTTCCATGTCAATCCTCGGACCATCTTCGCCAGCCACGGCAACTTCTTCAACAT AAAGTTTGTAAATTCAGCGTGGGGCTGGACATGCACCTTCCTGGGGGGCTTCGTCTTGCTGGTGGTGTTCCTGGCTACACGGCGTGTGGCAGTGACTGCCCGGCACCTGAGCCGGCTGGTGGTGGGGGCAGCTGTGTGGCGGGGAGCCGGCCGGGCCTTCTTGCTCATCGAGGACCTGACCGGCTCCTGCTTTgagcctctgccccagggcctgctgCTCCACGAGCTGCCTGACCGCCGCAGCTGCCTGGCAGCCGGCCACCAGTGGCGGGGCTATACCGTCTCCTCCCACACCTTCCTGCTCACCTTCTGCTGCCTCCTCATGGCTGAGGAGGCGGCAGTGTTCGCCAAGTACCTGGCCCACGGGCTGCCGGCCGGCGCGCCCCTGCGCCTCGTCTTCCTGCTCAACGTGCTGCTGCTGGGCCTCTGGAACTTCTTGCTGCTCTGTACCGTCATCTATTTCCACCAGTACACTCACAAGGTGGTGGGCGCCGCCGTGGGCACCTTTGCCTGGTACCTTACCTACGGCAGCTGGTATCATCAGCCCTGGTCTCCAGGGAGCCCGGGCCATGGGCTCTTCCCTCGCCCCCACTCCAGCCACAAGcataactga
- the PSME1 gene encoding proteasome activator complex subunit 1: MATLRVQPEAQAKVDVFREDLCTKTENLLGNYFPKKISELDAFLKEPALNEFNLSNLKAPLDIPVPDPVKEKEKEERKKQQEKEDKDEKKKGEDEDKGPPCGPVNCNEKIVVLLQRLKPEIKDVIEQLNLVTTWLQLQIPRIEDGNNFGVAVQEKVFELMTSLHTKLEGFHTQISKYFSERGDAVAKAAKQPHVGDYRQLVHELDEAEYRDIRLMVMEIRNAYAVLYDIILKNFEKLKKPRGETKGMIY; this comes from the exons ATGGCCACGCTCAGGGTCCAGCCTGAAGCCCAAGCCAAG GTGGATGTGTTCCGGGAAGACCTGTGTACTAAG ACAGAGAACCTGCTTGGGAACTATTTCCCCAAGAAGATTTCTGAGTTGGATGCATTTTTAAAG GAGCCAGCTCTCAATGAATTCAACCTGAGCAATCTGAAGGCCCCTCTGGACATCCCAGTGCCCGATCCagtcaaggagaaagagaaggaggagcgGAAGAAACAGCAGGAG AAGGAAGACaaggatgaaaagaagaaaggggaagatgAAGATAAAG GTCCGCCCTGTGGCCCAGTGAACTGCAATGAGAAGATCGTGGTCCTCCTGCAGCGGCTGAAGCCTGAGATTAAGGATGTCATTGAGCAGCTCAACCTG GTCACCACCTGGTTGCAGCTGCAGATACCTCGGATTGAGGATGGGAATAATTTTGGAGTGGCTGTCCAG GAGAAGGTGTTTGAGCTGATGACCAGCCTTCACACCAAGCTGGAAGGCTTCCACACTCAGATCTCCAA GTATTTCTCTGAGCGGGGTGATGCCGTGGCCAAAGCAGCTAAGCAGCCTCATGTG GGTGATTATCGGCAGCTGGTACATGAGTTGGATGAGGCAGAGTACCGGGACATCCGGCTGATGGTCATGGAGATCCGCAATGCTTAT GCTGTGTTATATGACATCATCCTGAAGAACTTCGAGAAGCTCAAGAAGCCCAGGGGAGAAACAAAGGGGATGATCTATTGA
- the EMC9 gene encoding ER membrane protein complex subunit 9: MRAGALLAMGEVEISTQAYVKMCLHAARYPHAAVNGLLLAPAPRSGECLCLTDCVPLFHSHLALSVMLEVALNQVDVWGAQAGLVVAGYYHANAALDDQSPGPLALKIAGRIAEFFPDAVLIMLDNQKLVPQPHVPPVIVLENHGLRWVPKDKNLVMWRDWEESRQMVGALLEGRAHQHLVDFDCHLDDIREDWTNQQLNAQITQWVGPTNGNT; the protein is encoded by the exons ATGCGAGCTGGGGCCCTGCTCGCCATGGGGGAGGTGGAGATCTCTACCCAGGCCTACGTGAAGATGTGCCTGCACGCCGCCCGGTATCCGCACGCTGCTGTCAACGGGCTACTGCTGGCGCCGGCGCCGCGGTCGGGAGAATGCCTGTGCCTCACCGACTGTGTGCCCCTATTCCACAGCCACCTGGCCCTGTCTGTCATGCTGGAGGTCGCTCTCAACCAG GTGGATGTGTGGGGCGCCCAGGCCGGGCTGGTAGTGGCTGGGTACTACCATGCCAATGCAGCTTTGGACGATCAGAG ccctgggcccctggcctTGAAAATTGCTGGGCGGATTGCAGAATTCTTCCCTGATGCAGTACTTATTATG TTGGATAATCAGAAACTGGTGCCCCAGCCTCACGTGCCCCCAGTTATCGTCCTAGAGAACCATGGTCTCCGCTGGGTCCCCAAGGACAAGAACTT AGTGATGTGGAGGGACTGGGAAGAGTCACGGCAGATGGTAGGAGCATTACTGGAGGGCCGGGCCCACCAGCACCTTGTGGACTTTGACTGCCACCTTGATGACATCCGGGAAGATTGGACCAACCAGCAGCTCAATGCCCAAATCACCCAGTGGGTTGGTCCCACCAATGGAAATACCTGA
- the PSME2 gene encoding proteasome activator complex subunit 2: MAKPCGVRLSGEARKQVDVFRQNLFQEAEEFLYRFLPQKIIYLNQLLQEDSLNVTDLTSLRGPLDIPIPDPPPKDDEMETDKQEKKEVPKCGFLPGNEKVLALLTLIKPEVWTLKEKCILVITWIQHLIPKIEDGNDFGVAIQEKVLERVNAVKTKVEAFQTTISKYFSERGDAVAKASKETHVMDYRALVHERDEAAYGELRAMVLDLRAFYAELYHIISSNLEKIVNPKGEEKPSMY, from the exons ATGGCCAAACCTTGTGGGGTGCGCCTGAGCGGGGAAGCCCGCAAACAG GTGGATGTCTTCAGGCAAAATCTTTTCCAGGAG GCTGAGGAATTCCTCTACAGATTCTTGCCTCAGAAAATCATATACCTGAATCAGCTCTTGCAG GAGGACTCCCTCAATGTGACTGACCTGACTTCTCTCCGGGGCCCACTGGACATCCCCATCCCAGACCCTCCACCCAAGGATGATGAG ATGGAAACGGATaaacaggagaagaaagaag TCCCTAAGTGCGGCTTCCTTCCTGGGAATGAGAAGGTCCTGGCCCTGCTTACTCTGATTAAGCCAGAAGTCTGGACTCTCAAAGAAAAATGCATTCTG GTGATCACATGGATCCAACACCTGATCCCCAAAATTGAGGATGGAAATGACTTTGGGGTAGCAATCCAG GAAAAGGTTCTGGAGAGGGTAAATGCAGTCAAGACCAAAGTGGAAGCCTTCCAGACAACCATTTCCAA GTACTTCTCAGAACGTGGGGATGCTGTGGCCAAGGCTTCTAAGGAGACCCATGTA ATGGATTACCGGGCCCTGGTGCACGAGCGAGATGAGGCAGCCTATGGGGAGCTCAGGGCCATGGTGCTGGACCTGAGGGCCTTCTAT GCTGAGCTTTACCATATTATCAGCAGCAACCTAGAGAAAATTGTCAACCCAAAGGGTGAAGAGAAGCCATCTATGTACTGA
- the RNF31 gene encoding E3 ubiquitin-protein ligase RNF31: MLGEEEERAFLAAREELASALRRDSGQTFSLEQLRPLLVTSLPPAARYMQLDAARLVRCNAHREPQNYLNILSTALNILEKYGRNLLSPQRPRYWRGVKFNNPVFRSTVDSVQGGRDVLRLYGYTEEQPDGLSFPEGQEEPDEHQVAAVTLEVLLLRTELSLLLQNIHPKPQALEQLLKDKVEDDTLQLSEFAPLLREIAPGHLTIPSVQGPTPGPCFLCGSAPGTLHCSACKQALCPTCDRLFHGHPDRAHHLRQTLPGVPQVTHLTPSLPASAPPRPQSASLLALGDSSLSSPDPASAHLPWHCSSCAMLNEPGAVLCVACDRPRGCKGLGLGIEGPRGAGGLEPELARGHWACQSCTFENEAAAVLCAICERPRLAQPPSLVVDSQDAGICLQPLQQGDTLLSSAQTPVWYCIHCTFCNSGPGWVCAMCNRTSSPIPAQHTPRPHASSLEERLPEPGPPRRFSGPLPSSCGDSEKQRQDKMREEGLQLVIKIREGEAGGASPEEVFSALQYSGTEVPLQWLRSELPYVLEMVADLAGQQDPELGAFSCQEARKAWLDRHGNLDEAVEECVRARRRKVQELQSLGFGPEEGSLQALFQHGGDVARALTELQRQRLEPFHQRLWDSGPEPAPSWDGPDKQSLIRRLLAVHALPSWGRAELALSLLQETPRNYELGDVVEAVRQSQDRAFLRRLLAQECAVCSWALPRNRMQALTSCECTICPDCFRQHFTIALKEKHITDMVCPACGRPDLTDDTQLLSYFSTLDIQLRESLEPDAYALFHKKLTEGVLMRDPKFLWCARCSFGFIYEREQLEATCPQCHQTFCVRCKRQWEEQHRGRSCEDFQNWKRTNDPEYQAQGLAMYLQENGIDCPKCKFSYALARGGCMHFHCTQCRHQFCSGCYNAFYAKNKCPDPNCRVKKSLHGHHPRDCLFYLRDWSALRLQKLLQDNNVMFNTEPPAGARAVPGGGCRVMEQKEVPNGFRDEACGKETPAGYAGLCQAHYKEYLVSLINAHSLDPATLYEVEELETAAERYLHVRPQPLAGEDAPTYHARLLQKLKEEVPLGQSIPRRRK, encoded by the exons atgctgggggaggaggaggagcgggccTTCCTGGCAGCCCGCGAGGAGTTGGCGAGCGCCTTGAGAAGGGATTCCGGGCAGACGTTTTCGCTAGAGCAGCTCCGGCCTCTACTGGTCACCTCTCTGCCGCCAGCAGCCCGCTACATGCAGCTGGACGCTGCACGCCTGGTCCGCTGCAACGCTCATAGGGAG CCCCAAAACTACCTCAACATCCTCTCCACGGCCCTGAACATCCTGGAGAAATACGGCCGCAACCTCCTCAGCCCTCAGCGGCCCCGGTACTGGCGCGGGGTTAAGTTTAATAACCCTGTTTTTCGCAGTACAGTGGATTCTGTGCAG GGGGGCCGGGATGTTCTGCGATTATATGGCTACACAGAGGAGCAGCCAGATGGGTTGAGCTTccctgaggggcaggaggagccagaTGAGCACCAGGTCGCTGCAGTCACACTGGAAGTACTGCTGCTTCGGACAGAGCTCAGCCTGCTCTTACAG AATATTCATCCAAAACCACAAGCACTGGAGCAGCTGCTGAAAGACAAGGTTGAAGATGAT ACACTGCAGCTCTCAGAGTTTGCCCCCTTACTGAGAGAGATTGCTCCTGGCCACCTCACCATACCCTCTGTCCAAG gCCCCACTCCTGGTCCCTGCTTCCTCTGTGGTTCTGCCCCAGGCACACTGCACTGCTCAGCCTGTAAACAGGCCTTGTGCCCAACCTGTGATCGCCTGTTCCATGGACACCCAGACCGTGCCCACCACCTCCGCCAGACTCTGCCTGGGGTCCCCCAGGTCACCCACCTGACTCCCAG CTTACCTGCCTCAGCTCCGCCACGGCCTCAGTcagcctccctcctggccctgggagaCAGCTCTCTTTCTTCCCCTGATCCTGCAAGTGCCCATCTGCCCTGGCACTGTTCCTCCTGTGCCATGCTAAATGAACCTGGGGCAGTACTCTGTGTGGCCTGTGATCGGCCCCGAGGCTGTAAGGGGTTGGGACTGGGGATCGAGGGTCCCCGAGGAGCTGGGGGCCTAGAACCTGAGCTTGCCCGGGGTCACTGGGCCTGCCAGAGCTGCACCTTTGAAAATGAGGCGGCAGCTGTGCTGTGTGCCATATGTGAGCGACCTCGGCTGGCTCAGCCTCCTAGCTTGGTGGTGGATTCTCAGGATGCTGGTATTTGCCTGCAGCCCCTTCAG CAGGGGGATACTTTGCTCTCTTCTGCCCAGACTCCAGTGTGGTACTGTATTCACTGTACCTTCTGCAACTCGGGCCCTGGCTGGGTGTGTGCTATGTGCAACCGGACCAGCAGCCCCATCCCAGCACAGCACACCCCCCGGCCCCATGCCAGCTCTTTGGAAGAGCGACTCCCCGAACCAGGGCCTCCACGACGCTTCAGTGGCCCTCTGCCCAGTTCCTGTGGGGACTCTGAGAAGCAGCGCCAAGACAAGATGCGGGAGGAAGGTCTCCAGCTAGTGATCAAGATCCGG GAAGGGGAAGCTGGAGGCGCCAGTCCAGAGGAGGTCTTCTCGGCTCTGCAGTACTCAGGCACTGAGGTGCCCCTACAGTGGCTGCGTTCAGAGCTGCCCTATGTGCTGGAGATGGTGGCTGACCTGGCTGGACAGCAAGACCCAGAGCTGGGTGCCTTTTCCTGTCAGGAGGCCCGGAAAGCCTGGCTGGACCGTCACGGCAATCTTGATGAAGCCGTGGAAGAGTGTGTGAGGGCCCGGAGGAGGAAG GTGCAGGAGCTCCAGTCCCTGGGCTTTGGGCCTGAGGAGGGGTCTCTTCAAGCTTTGTTCCAACACGGGGGTGACGTGGCCCGGGCCCTGACTGAGCTACAGCGCCAGCGCCTAGAACCTTTCCATCAGCGCCTCTGGGACAGTGGCCCTGAGCCCGCCCCTTCCTGGGATGGGCCAGATAAGCAG AGCCTGATCCGACGGCTTTTGGCAGTCCATGCCCTCCCTAGCTGGGGCCGGGCAGAGCTGGCGCTGTCGCTGCTGCAGGAGACACCTAGGAACTATGAATTGGGGGATGTGGTAGAAGCTGTGAGACAGAGCCAGGACCGGGCCTTCCTGCGCCGCTTACTCGCCCAGGAGTGTGCCGTGTGCAGCTGGGCCCTGCCCCGCAACCGG ATGCAGGCCCTGACCTCCTGTGAGTGCACCATCTGTCCCGACTGCTTCCGCCAGCACTTCACCATCGCCTTGAAGGAGAAGCACATCACAGACATGGTGTGCCCTGCCTGTGGCCGCCCTGACCTCACTGATGACACGCAGTTACTCAGCTACTTCTCCACCCTTGACATCCAG CTTCGAGAGAGCCTAGAGCCAGATGCCTATGCACTGTTCCACAAGAAGCTGACCGAAGGTGTGCTCATGCGGGACCCCAAGTTCTTGTGGTGTGCCCGG TGCTCCTTTGGCTTCATATATGAGCGTGAGCAGCTGGAGGCAACATGTCCCCAGTGTCACCAGACCTTCTGCGTGCGCTGTAAGCGCCAG TGGGAGGAGCAGCACCGAGGCCGGAGCTGTGAAGATTTCCAGAACTGGAAACGCACCAATGACCCGGAATaccaggcccagggcctggccatgTACCTTCAGGAAAATGGCATAG ACTGCCCCAAGTGCAAGTTCTCGTATGCACTGGCCCGAGGAGGCTGCATGCACTTTCACTGCACCCAGTGTCGCCACCAGTTCTGCAGTGGCTGCTACAACGCCTTTTATGCCAAGAAT AAATGTCCAGACCCCAACTGCAGGGTGAAGAAGTCCCTGCACGGCCACCACCCCCGAGACTGTCTCTTCTACCTGAGGGATTGGTCTGCTCTCCGGCTCCAGAAGCTGCTGCAG GACAATAACGTCATGTTCAACACAGAGCCCCCAGCGGGGGCGCGGGCAGTACCTGGAG